One window of Camelina sativa cultivar DH55 chromosome 4, Cs, whole genome shotgun sequence genomic DNA carries:
- the LOC104780390 gene encoding uncharacterized protein LOC104780390: MNSRGNVADETNVSSRAIRRKVKNTLDIAITKYKIDSYNLVDLDKVLNDVYCSFRPVSADYDIRKELVRSLNVMAVDIYGDSEEKSPVLEAYGSFVMDMYTSQSDLDVSINFVNGTSEVTREKKIQILERFAEKLRSLEGEGHVRNVESIVTARVPIVKFFDHGAAVECDLSVENKDGILNSQIIRIISQLDGRFQKLCMLVKHWAKAHDVNSALHRTLNSVSITMLVALHLQTQYPPILPPFSMLFQDGMDPPNVEERTQKFLNWGHRNQESLGRLFATFFIKLQSVEFLWRQGLCVSVLNGLWIAKKWKKFGIASISVEDFTNVSQNVSRRVNGAGAKKIYRSIDRTVEDIFKFLNGKVTGTDLKHMLFGQIPVVHPPPVAPLNGKTGVFGQQDFVEPPPVPSLLSQQAVLDPPPHVLPLTGAGRHLKHRKFGQQAVQQPRPPVPPLNDHSARTHLRDRSIGQQGIVQPRSPLPSLNSNTTGTHLRDRFFGQQAVVEPRPSVPPLNGNISGTYLRDRFFGQQAVVDPRPPVPSLNDNISGTHLRDRVFGQQAVVDHRSPMPSLNDNIARTHLRDRLFGQQAVVEPGPPVPSLNGNISGTHLSDRFVGQQSVVEHRPHMPPLNVYPQQPHNNYRNGFSGLPEIHYNKRVCLGNGYRAVEETGYRREEERYNDLRELRNRYIGYCTETPHRNDDRYRGEEPMPVGQCYDYSLRTGPPPPQAHPPYGRDTYENFRPQNPSRPPPPYGRDSYENFRPQNLPQPHSGRSFY; encoded by the exons ATGAACTCTCGAGGAAATGTGGCTGACGAAACAAACGTTTCGAGTAGAG CGATACGAAGGAAGGTGAAGAACACTTTGGACATAGCTATAACGAAATATAAGATTGATAGTTATAACTTAGTTGACCTTGATAAGGTATTAAATGATGTCTACTGCTCTTTTCGACCGGTTTCTGCTGATTACGATATTAGGAAGGAATTGGTGAGAAGCCTTAATGTTATGGCTGTTGATATCTATG GTGATTCAGAAGAGAAGAGCCCTGTTCTTGAGGCGTATGGGTCTTTTGTGATGGATATGTATACCTCTCAGAGTGATTTGGATGTTTCTATTAACTTTGTTAACGGAACATCTGAAGTTACTCGTGAAAAGAAGATCCAGATACTTGAAAGATTTGCTGAAAAGCTCCGTTCTTTGGAGG GAGAAGGGCATGTTAGGAATGTTGAATCTATCGTCACTGCTAGGGTGCCAATTGTCAAATTCTTTGATCATGGGGCTGCTGTTGAATGTGATTTGTCAGTCGAAAATAAAGACGGCATTTTGAACTCGCAGATCATTCGCATCATATCTCAACTTGATGGCAGGTTTCAAAAACTTTGTATGCTG GTTAAGCATTGGGCCAAAGCACATGACGTTAACAGTGCGCTACACAGAACCCTGAACTCTGTATCTATAACAATGCTAGTCGCTCTTCATTTACAG ACTCAATATCCTCCCATTTTACCTCCATTCTCTATGCTATTTCAAG ATGGAATGGATCCTCCTAATGTGGAGGAAAGGACTCAAAAGTTCTTAAACTGGGGACATCGTAATCAGGAATCTCTGGGTAGACTGTTTGCAACATTCTTTATTAAG TTGCAATCTGTAGAATTCCTTTGGAGGCAAGGGCTCTGCGTCAGTGTGCTGAATGGTCTTTGGATAGCCAAAAAGTGGAAAAAATTTGGCATTGCGTCCATTAGT GTTGAGGATTTTACAAATGTGTCTCAAAATGTTTCAAGGCGGGTTAATGGCGCAGGAGCCAAAAAGATATACCGCTCCATAGACAGAACCGTTGAAGACATTTTTAAATTCCTCAATGGCAAGGTCACTGGGACAGATCTCAAACACATGTTATTTGGCCAAATCCCTGTTGTGCATCCTCCTCCTGTGGCGCCACTCAATGGAAAGACTGGGGTGTTTGGCCAACAAGATTTTGTGGAGCCTCCTCCTGTGCCGTCATTGTTAAGCCAACAAGCTGTTCTGGATCCTCCTCCACATGTGCTGCCACTTACTGGCGCTGGAAGACATCTTAAACACAGGAAGTTTGGCCAGCAAGCAGTTCAGCAGCCTCGTCCTCCGGTGCCGCCACTCAATGACCATAGCGCTAGAACACATCTCAGAGATAGGTCGATTGGCCAACAAGGTATTGTGCAGCCTCGTTCTCCTCTGCCTTCACTCAATAGCAATACCACTGGGACACATCTCAGAGATAGGTTTTTTGGCCAACAAGCAGTTGTGGAGCCTCGTCCTTCTGTGCCGCCACTCAATGGCAACATCTCTGGAACATATCTTAGGGATAGGTTTTTTGGCCAGCAAGCAGTTGTGGATCCTCGTCCTCCTGTGCCTTCACTTAATGACAATATCTCTGGAACACATCTTAGAGATAGGGTGTTTGGCCAGCAAGCAGTTGTGGATCATCGTTCTCCTATGCCGTCACTCAATGACAATATTGCTAGAACACATCTTAGAGACAGGTTGTTCGGCCAGCAAGCAGTTGTGGAGCCTGGTCCTCCTGTGCCTTCACTCAATGGCAATATCTCTGGAACACATCTTAGTGATAGGTTTGTTGGCCAGCAATCAGTTGTGGAGCATCGTCCTCATATGCCGCCACTCAATGTTTACCCACAGCAACCTCATAACAACTACAGAAACGGGTTCAGCGGTCTTCCTGAAATACATTACAACAAAAGAGTTTGTTTGGGAAACGGATACAGAGCTGTAGAAGAAACAGGTTAcaggagagaggaagagagatacAATGATCTCAGAGAACTCCGAAACAGGTATATCGGATACTGTACTGAAACTCCCCATAGGAATGATGATAGATATAGGGGTGAAGAACCAATGCCTGTGGGACAGTGTTATGACTATAGTTTAAGAACTGGTCCGCCACCTCCACAGGCACACCCACCATATGGTAGAGATACTTATGAGAATTTTCGTCCTCAAAACCCTTCCCGACCACCTCCACCTTATGGTAGAGATAGTTATGAGAATTTCCGTCCTCAAAACCTTCCCCAACCTCATTCTGGTAGATCGTTTTACTAG